ATCCGGCACGAAACAGGCGTTTTTATACCGAAACACTCGGATTGCGATTGGTCAAGCGTAGCGTTAATCAGGATGATACGTCAGTGTGGCATCTTTTTTATGGAGATTATGAGGGATCACCTGGTACAAGTATGACTTTTTTCCCATACACAAATGCGAGGAGAGGTCAAGTAGGTGCCGGACAAGTCAGCACAACCGGATTTTTGGTTCCAAAAGCATCAATCGAATACTGGCAGCGACGGCTCGAGGAACACGGTGTAGATGTTGGGAGTCCAACTCATCGATTTGATGAGACTGTGTTAGAGTTTGAAGACCCAGATGGATTACAGTTGGAGCTTGTTGGCCGCGATGACGTGCCGGCTGGCAAGCCACCCGATGGTCCGGTGCCAAAAGAACATGCGATTCGAGGGTTTTCTGGCGTAACATTACAACTTCAGTCCGCAGAAAAGACAATTGATTTGCTCAAGACAATGGGCCTGTCCGAAGGGGGAACCGATGGACCCCGACAACGCTTCAAAACAGAAGTTGATATTGGATCAACAGTGGATGTGATTGATAACGTTGGCCAGCGTGGTATACAGGGTGCCGGAACGGTACATCACGTTGCATTTCGAATTACTCGTGAAAACCGAGAGGAGTGGCGGGAGTTACTCATGGACCAAGGCCTGCGACCAACAGAAGTAATTGATCGGAAGTGGTTTGAATCAATCTATACGAGAGAATTTGGTGGGATTCTCTTTGAGTTTGCTACCGAGGCACCAGGGTATACAGTCGATGAGCCACTGGAAGAATTGGGCGAATCACTGGTACTTCCTGAATGGTTTGCCGACCAGCGAGAACAGATTGAAGCAAACCTCCCGTCTCTGAATTAGCCGTTCACACTACTCCCGGAGTGCGTCCTCTCGCT
This portion of the Salinarchaeum sp. IM2453 genome encodes:
- a CDS encoding VOC family protein → MSIDTSGIHHVTAIGTDPARNRRFYTETLGLRLVKRSVNQDDTSVWHLFYGDYEGSPGTSMTFFPYTNARRGQVGAGQVSTTGFLVPKASIEYWQRRLEEHGVDVGSPTHRFDETVLEFEDPDGLQLELVGRDDVPAGKPPDGPVPKEHAIRGFSGVTLQLQSAEKTIDLLKTMGLSEGGTDGPRQRFKTEVDIGSTVDVIDNVGQRGIQGAGTVHHVAFRITRENREEWRELLMDQGLRPTEVIDRKWFESIYTREFGGILFEFATEAPGYTVDEPLEELGESLVLPEWFADQREQIEANLPSLN